One stretch of Gavia stellata isolate bGavSte3 chromosome 25, bGavSte3.hap2, whole genome shotgun sequence DNA includes these proteins:
- the LOC132319219 gene encoding LOW QUALITY PROTEIN: pinopsin-like (The sequence of the model RefSeq protein was modified relative to this genomic sequence to represent the inferred CDS: inserted 2 bases in 2 codons; deleted 2 bases in 1 codon) → MQSSSGAHQTLLLYQEALVLGRVTCSSNSSQEPPNNGTPPPYFDGPQGPHQXPRGMYLSVAVLMGIVVSALVVKGLGIAVAIRCKKLRSPLNYTLVSLALADLXVTLCGSSISPSNNINRVCVFGKQLCELEGFMVSLTGNAFMQDVQLTSTNEAIASQPALASLPSYFSRTTTVYSPVIYIFMNKQFQSCRLKTVCCSYRPGGTGKTAPAAAGPCAGIAAEGSWNKATPSHPV, encoded by the exons ATGCAAAGCTCCTCTGGGGCACATCAGACCCTCCTGCTTTATCAAGAAGctttggttttgggaagggtcACCTGC TCCTCCAACAGCTCACAGGAGCCCCCAAATAatgggacaccccccccc TATTTCGATGGCCCCCAGGGGCCCCACC GCCCACGGGGAATGTACCTGTCGGTGGCTGTGCTGATGGGCATCGTGGTCTCTGCCTTGGTTGTGAAAGGCTTGGGCATCGCGGTTGCCATCAGGTGCAAGAAGCTCCGGTCGCCTCTGAACTACACCCTGGTGAGCCTGGCGCTGGCCGACC CTGTGACGCTCTGCGGCAGCTCCATCAGCCCCTCCAACAACATCAACCGCGTCTGCGTGTTCGGCAAACAGCTGTGCGAGCTGGAGGGCTTCATGGTCTCCCTGACAG GCAACGCTTTCATGCAGGATGTACAACTCACGTCCACCAATGAAGCCATCGCCAGCCAGCCAGCTCTCGCATCCCTGCCCTCCTACTTCTCCAGGACCACCACGGTTTACAGTCCAGTCATCTACATCTTCATGAACAAACA GTTTCAGAGCTGCCGGCTGAAAACGGTGTGCTGCAGTTACCGCCCCGGGGGGACAGGAAAAACTGCTCCGGCTGCAGCCGGCCCCTGCGCAGGCATCGCTGCAGAGGGGTCGTGGAATAAGGCGACACCGTCTCACCCCGTCTAA